Proteins found in one Pontibacter sp. SGAir0037 genomic segment:
- a CDS encoding PAS domain-containing sensor histidine kinase: protein MIFKRLELGLLVRLTFIFAIMYLTLYYLVQFTWLQTASGILIILAQIVELTRYVTRSNNELARFLESVKQRDFSQHFNEQRTNSSLRQLHHAFNQINLTFKQLHIEREEQFQYMQIILQLIDTGIMAYNEQGEVEWVNDAFKEILGIPYLKNIKALELRNEKLYQAVLALEPQQNKLLKLKLPGGPTQLLLTSVDFMLQQRLLTLVAFKNVSSAVDETETEAWQKLLRVMTHEIMNSVAPIASLAESMGRYLKADREQYEAVQQEQPNKELLQDTEEGLAIIKGRSEGLLRFTHFYRNLNKSQQLLYTTIYVQELFSSIEALMKPRLAEKGIQLSWRVSSPELTIQGDVNLLEQVLINMVLNAERAVLQAPAPQIELEAREQENGKAVLEIRDNGSGIPEEIMESIFIPFFTSHKEGTGIGLSLAKQIILLHKGSIQVTSDEGVGTVFRLTF, encoded by the coding sequence ATGATATTTAAACGCCTGGAGCTGGGCCTCTTAGTACGGCTCACTTTTATTTTTGCCATAATGTACCTCACGCTGTACTACCTGGTGCAGTTTACCTGGTTGCAGACAGCCTCTGGCATACTGATTATACTGGCACAGATAGTTGAGCTTACCCGCTACGTTACCCGTAGCAACAACGAATTAGCCAGGTTTCTGGAGTCAGTGAAGCAACGCGATTTTTCGCAGCATTTCAACGAACAGCGCACCAACAGCTCGCTCAGGCAGCTGCACCACGCTTTTAACCAGATCAACCTCACGTTTAAGCAGCTCCACATTGAGCGGGAAGAGCAGTTTCAGTATATGCAAATTATCCTGCAACTGATCGATACTGGCATTATGGCTTATAACGAGCAGGGCGAGGTAGAATGGGTAAACGATGCTTTTAAAGAAATACTAGGTATTCCTTACCTAAAGAACATCAAAGCGCTGGAGCTGCGCAACGAGAAGCTATACCAGGCGGTGCTGGCACTGGAGCCGCAACAAAACAAGCTGCTGAAGCTGAAACTCCCCGGCGGACCTACGCAGCTGCTCTTAACATCGGTAGACTTTATGCTGCAGCAACGTTTGCTCACACTGGTGGCTTTTAAAAATGTAAGCTCTGCCGTAGACGAAACCGAAACAGAGGCCTGGCAGAAGCTGCTGCGCGTGATGACCCACGAGATCATGAATTCGGTAGCCCCCATTGCCTCACTGGCCGAATCGATGGGCCGCTACCTGAAAGCAGACCGTGAACAATATGAAGCCGTGCAGCAGGAGCAGCCTAATAAAGAGCTATTGCAGGATACAGAAGAGGGTCTGGCTATTATTAAAGGCCGTAGCGAAGGACTGCTGCGCTTCACCCACTTTTACCGTAACCTGAACAAGTCGCAGCAACTGCTTTACACCACTATATATGTGCAGGAGCTCTTTAGCAGCATCGAAGCACTTATGAAACCACGCCTGGCAGAGAAGGGCATACAACTCAGCTGGCGTGTTTCTTCTCCCGAACTTACCATTCAAGGCGATGTAAACTTACTGGAGCAGGTGCTCATTAATATGGTACTGAATGCCGAACGAGCCGTTCTACAAGCTCCTGCACCGCAAATTGAACTGGAGGCCAGGGAACAGGAGAATGGAAAGGCTGTACTGGAGATCCGCGACAACGGCAGCGGTATACCCGAAGAAATCATGGAAAGTATTTTTATTCCTTTTTTCACGTCGCATAAAGAAGGCACCGGCATTGGCCTGAGCCTGGCCAAACAGATCATACTGTTGCACAAAGGCAGTATACAGGTAACATCGGACGAGGGAGTAGGCACTGTGTTTAGACTGACATTCTAA
- a CDS encoding DUF3667 domain-containing protein → MKKHYRTEKNCLNCGTTVPDKFCPNCGQENLELHENFLHLALHSVGHYFHFESKFFNSIIPLLTKPGYLTKEYFAGKRASHLSPVSMYIFISILFFFLFTANTNSNKKDIIEENTASEQAEVKEEIATAKEIIQRQLAEGKVNEKAASYTYTLLDNAEASLDTTKHEHNDAVIVAKPAGKEILNTEAASKAKTDDVEAEVVEEHTFSNSLQAKFRQVMDDDLSSELFKNKLVSHLPKVMFILLPLFALILKLVNWRSSKYYVEHLIYSIHVHSFLFLFGSIMILLSWVLPFLSDWIQFFGMIVVLWYIYRSMRNIYRSTRWRTVYKFFLLFFAYSFLLTISGLIVVIATLYTV, encoded by the coding sequence ATGAAAAAGCATTACCGCACCGAAAAAAACTGTCTGAACTGCGGCACTACTGTTCCTGATAAATTTTGTCCGAACTGTGGTCAGGAAAATCTGGAGCTCCACGAAAACTTTCTGCACCTGGCCTTGCACAGTGTGGGCCACTATTTCCATTTCGAGTCGAAGTTCTTTAACAGCATTATCCCTCTGCTAACCAAGCCGGGTTATTTAACTAAAGAATATTTTGCCGGTAAACGGGCTTCTCATCTAAGCCCGGTGAGCATGTATATCTTTATCAGCATTTTGTTCTTTTTCCTGTTTACGGCCAATACCAATAGCAACAAAAAAGACATTATAGAAGAAAATACCGCCTCAGAACAAGCCGAGGTTAAAGAAGAAATCGCAACAGCAAAAGAAATCATACAGCGGCAACTGGCTGAAGGGAAGGTAAACGAAAAAGCTGCTTCGTATACCTATACGCTATTGGATAATGCCGAAGCTTCTTTGGATACAACAAAACATGAACACAACGATGCTGTTATTGTTGCCAAGCCTGCAGGAAAAGAGATTTTAAATACAGAAGCAGCAAGTAAAGCAAAAACAGATGATGTGGAAGCAGAGGTGGTAGAAGAGCATACGTTCTCCAATTCACTACAAGCTAAATTCAGGCAGGTAATGGACGACGATTTAAGCAGCGAACTCTTCAAGAATAAGCTGGTGAGTCATTTGCCTAAAGTAATGTTTATCTTGCTGCCACTCTTTGCACTAATCTTAAAGCTTGTAAACTGGCGATCTTCTAAATATTACGTGGAGCACCTGATTTACTCTATACACGTACACTCCTTCCTCTTCCTGTTTGGATCTATAATGATCCTGCTGAGTTGGGTATTACCCTTCCTGTCTGATTGGATACAGTTCTTTGGGATGATCGTAGTATTATGGTACATCTATCGATCTATGCGCAATATCTACAGAAGTACACGCTGGCGCACTGTTTATAAATTCTTCCTACTGTTTTTTGCCTACAGCTTTCTTTTAACTATTAGTGGGTTGATTGTAGTAATTGCAACTCTCTATACAGTATAA
- a CDS encoding PAS domain-containing hybrid sensor histidine kinase/response regulator, with amino-acid sequence MNKPFSLLFNLPAPEGEYTGKSIRFLEPHISVKDVVSGNEQIHKQFNLPDGRVVERDFFNDFPELGEHLKVWLFRDITAQKQHEKKLEKEIKFYANVLDTISSDIAVYDKKLRFKYVNPAAVKSKKVREWIIGKTNDEYTAFRKLPAHISSYRALHVEKVLQEKAFVEYEESLITREGETVHYIRRVSPCLSTKGNVKLLVVNGVNITKLKQAEEKIRAREAENKAILDAIPDLVFIIDRNGYYLEMNNSTQVPAVASDSEIIGNNIRSYLPPQLADKMLQLFKEVLETGKSATIKYDFMTQEGKKYCESRIVKYKPDEVLVIVRDYTEQREAELLVEEKDELIRQVMDTSSNLIFVKDKKGAYSFVNRTFAESLGLQVKDIIGKTDRQFHKQTDEADFFRDMDQKVLLKLEGFTFEEKFTKGDGEVVWLKTTKKPLITKSGEVNVLGISTDVTQEKFSKEQLERREELYRLLSDNSKDIISLHELDGTYSFVSTAVTEVLGYTQEEVIGTDPYKNIHPEDQQRVFEEGYKKAVDEKVNTIIRHRERKKNGEYIWMECIIKPILNAQGEVVQLQSSSRDITERRKVSEDLQNSEKKYRELIKHSQAYILSHDMEGRILSVNPYLLQKLGYKEEEMLGKEIFKFFPVSHQANADSYLERIRQEVVVNGVLAIFNKQQEKRYLYYQNYKVQEQGEEDTYVIGIAQDITDRMKIEEELKKAKEAAEESARVKENFLANMSHEIRTPMNGILGMTGLLNKTKLDATQQNYLDVIKRSADNLLVVINDILDMAKIEAGKIEIEQIPFNLAETVTAAYQTLKYKAEEKELDYILKMQPIDNPMLIGDPYRLNQILLNLLNNAIKFTETGSIALHVEVLQETSDALELEFLVSDTGIGIPKAKIEDIFKEFTQAYSSITRQYGGTGLGLNISKTLVELQNGSISVESEEGKGSIFKFRLTYKKSSMPIVKEEETMIDYTELRNIRVLLAEDNEINIYLAQSIVEGWGAQIDIAVSGKEAVALASQFNYDVILMDIQMPEMNGLDATREIRKLPDHKKATTPIIALTANAIKGDAEKYLKVGMNDYISKPFEEEKLFVKIKELLPVQQKDHTVIGEEQKQMKEAEMPATPLYDLALVYSMARGNEDIVTKTKELFVNSVPKTVAAMEQHQRSGNWKGVSSSAHELKSIIDLTGISSLKDVIREIERDAKEETNLSDIEAKIQQVTAIAMQVVKQLKTDLAIA; translated from the coding sequence ATGAACAAGCCGTTTTCCCTCCTTTTCAATTTACCTGCTCCTGAAGGTGAGTATACAGGTAAATCTATTCGCTTTCTGGAGCCTCATATTTCAGTAAAAGATGTAGTTTCTGGCAATGAGCAAATACATAAGCAGTTTAATTTGCCTGATGGCAGGGTGGTAGAGCGTGATTTTTTTAATGATTTTCCAGAGCTTGGGGAACATCTAAAAGTCTGGTTGTTCCGGGATATTACCGCTCAGAAACAACATGAGAAAAAGCTTGAAAAGGAGATAAAATTCTATGCAAATGTGTTAGATACCATCTCCTCGGATATAGCTGTTTATGATAAAAAGCTAAGGTTTAAATATGTAAATCCGGCTGCTGTAAAGAGTAAAAAAGTTCGGGAGTGGATTATCGGAAAAACAAACGACGAATATACTGCTTTCCGTAAGTTGCCGGCACATATAAGCTCATATCGTGCTTTGCATGTGGAGAAAGTGCTACAGGAGAAGGCTTTTGTAGAATATGAAGAGTCTTTGATAACCCGTGAGGGTGAAACAGTGCATTACATTCGTCGTGTGAGTCCTTGCCTTAGTACCAAAGGCAATGTAAAGCTGCTGGTTGTGAACGGAGTTAATATAACAAAGCTTAAACAGGCAGAAGAGAAAATACGAGCAAGAGAAGCTGAAAACAAAGCTATTCTGGATGCAATTCCTGACCTGGTGTTTATTATTGATCGAAATGGGTATTATTTAGAGATGAATAACTCTACCCAAGTGCCGGCTGTGGCATCTGATAGTGAGATCATAGGGAATAATATCAGAAGTTACCTGCCCCCACAACTGGCAGATAAAATGTTGCAACTGTTTAAAGAAGTTTTAGAAACAGGCAAGTCTGCTACCATAAAGTATGACTTTATGACGCAGGAGGGAAAAAAGTACTGTGAGTCCAGGATAGTTAAATATAAACCTGATGAGGTGCTGGTAATTGTAAGGGATTATACAGAGCAAAGGGAGGCTGAACTTCTGGTTGAAGAGAAAGACGAACTCATCAGGCAGGTGATGGATACAAGCTCGAACCTCATCTTCGTAAAAGATAAAAAAGGAGCCTATTCATTTGTTAATAGAACTTTTGCGGAAAGCTTAGGCTTGCAGGTAAAAGATATCATAGGTAAAACAGATCGTCAGTTTCATAAACAGACTGATGAAGCTGATTTTTTCCGAGATATGGATCAGAAGGTACTTCTGAAATTAGAAGGCTTTACTTTTGAGGAGAAGTTTACGAAAGGAGATGGAGAAGTTGTTTGGCTTAAAACTACAAAGAAACCTTTAATTACAAAGTCAGGCGAAGTAAACGTATTAGGTATATCCACTGATGTAACACAGGAGAAGTTTTCTAAAGAACAACTAGAGAGGCGGGAGGAGCTATATCGTTTATTATCAGACAACTCAAAAGATATAATCAGCCTGCATGAGCTGGATGGTACATATTCTTTTGTTTCTACTGCTGTTACAGAAGTTCTTGGCTATACACAGGAAGAAGTAATAGGCACAGATCCTTATAAGAATATTCATCCTGAAGATCAGCAAAGGGTATTTGAAGAAGGATACAAGAAAGCAGTAGATGAGAAAGTAAATACTATTATCCGGCATCGGGAGCGGAAAAAGAACGGTGAATACATCTGGATGGAGTGTATTATCAAACCTATTCTTAATGCGCAGGGAGAGGTAGTGCAACTACAGTCCTCTTCCAGAGATATAACAGAACGGCGAAAAGTAAGCGAAGACCTGCAGAATAGTGAGAAGAAGTACAGAGAGCTTATTAAACATAGCCAAGCCTACATCTTAAGCCATGATATGGAAGGACGTATTTTGTCTGTAAACCCGTACCTGTTGCAAAAGCTAGGATATAAAGAGGAAGAGATGCTGGGCAAAGAGATATTTAAATTCTTTCCAGTCAGCCACCAGGCAAATGCGGACTCTTATCTGGAACGTATACGGCAGGAAGTTGTAGTGAATGGAGTGCTGGCGATCTTTAATAAACAGCAGGAGAAGCGCTACCTGTATTACCAGAACTACAAAGTACAGGAACAGGGGGAGGAGGATACCTATGTTATAGGTATTGCGCAGGATATTACCGATAGGATGAAGATTGAAGAAGAGCTTAAAAAGGCAAAAGAGGCTGCTGAAGAATCTGCACGGGTTAAAGAAAACTTTCTGGCCAACATGAGCCACGAGATCAGAACACCTATGAATGGTATTCTGGGTATGACAGGATTGCTTAATAAGACGAAACTGGACGCTACCCAGCAAAACTACCTCGATGTAATTAAACGGTCTGCCGATAACCTGCTGGTTGTCATTAACGACATCCTGGATATGGCTAAAATAGAGGCTGGCAAAATTGAAATCGAGCAAATTCCTTTTAACCTGGCCGAAACGGTTACTGCTGCTTATCAAACTCTGAAATATAAAGCAGAAGAAAAAGAGCTGGATTATATACTCAAGATGCAACCGATTGATAATCCGATGCTGATTGGCGATCCGTACCGATTGAACCAGATATTGCTGAACCTGTTGAATAATGCAATTAAGTTTACTGAAACGGGCAGCATTGCCCTTCATGTAGAAGTTCTACAGGAAACATCTGATGCTTTAGAACTCGAGTTTCTGGTAAGTGATACTGGTATAGGTATTCCAAAAGCCAAAATAGAAGATATTTTTAAAGAGTTTACACAAGCATATTCGAGCATAACCCGACAGTATGGGGGCACAGGGCTTGGGCTGAACATTAGTAAAACATTGGTGGAGCTGCAGAATGGAAGTATTTCTGTTGAAAGTGAAGAGGGAAAAGGAAGTATATTTAAGTTCAGGCTTACGTACAAGAAGAGCAGTATGCCCATAGTGAAAGAAGAGGAGACAATGATTGATTATACAGAGCTAAGAAACATTCGTGTGTTGCTGGCCGAAGACAATGAAATAAATATTTACCTAGCGCAATCTATTGTAGAAGGTTGGGGTGCTCAGATAGATATAGCTGTAAGTGGAAAAGAGGCTGTTGCGCTGGCCTCTCAGTTTAACTATGATGTTATCTTGATGGATATCCAGATGCCGGAGATGAATGGCCTGGACGCTACCCGTGAAATAAGAAAGCTACCGGATCATAAAAAGGCTACAACGCCTATTATTGCTTTAACTGCAAACGCTATAAAAGGGGATGCAGAAAAGTACCTGAAGGTGGGAATGAACGACTATATTTCTAAACCATTTGAAGAGGAGAAGCTTTTTGTAAAGATCAAAGAGTTGCTTCCTGTGCAGCAGAAAGATCATACAGTTATAGGGGAAGAGCAGAAACAAATGAAGGAGGCAGAGATGCCGGCTACTCCATTGTATGACCTTGCCCTAGTTTACAGCATGGCGCGTGGGAATGAGGATATAGTTACCAAAACAAAAGAGCTGTTTGTAAATTCAGTGCCTAAAACCGTTGCTGCCATGGAGCAACATCAGCGTAGCGGTAACTGGAAAGGAGTAAGTTCTTCTGCACATGAGCTAAAGTCTATTATTGATTTAACGGGCATTTCCAGCTTAAAGGATGTAATAAGAGAGATTGAACGTGATGCAAAGGAAGAAACTAATCTTTCGGATATCGAAGCAAAAATTCAGCAGGTAACTGCAATAGCAATGCAGGTGGTAAAACAGCTAAAAACTGATCTTGCTATTGCCTGA
- a CDS encoding T9SS-dependent M36 family metallopeptidase, which translates to MKRNLPVLLQLALLMVFLLGSITSYGQGKPDKVKKAVPRAAVEHLKKNKQKLELADEDFAELEVSSTAETKKNGLKHYYLKQLHNGIEIHGAITTVNLDKNDNVVSMGNRFHKEVGKKVKAKQAGLSAEAAVAAAATYLNTPLKEPLTVKERGNGANKEVLFTTGGISLEPIPAKLVYQPMEDGSLRLAWEVSIYEMDAQNWWNLRLDAATGEVLDKDNMVVHCQFDNNGPDGKFLHNDHGHAVLSPYIANSKASNASIAISNAYNVFPMPYESPSHGPRAIVSTSAADPVASPQGWHTETRTRGNNVYAYEDPNNNNSWQNNYSPDGGAELSFDFPIDFTQQPVAYRDAAITNLFYWNNLVHDVWYQYGFDELSGNFQLNNYGRGGAQADPVLAEAQDSRNIATTRNNANFATNVDGFAPRMQMYLWSSPPDENMFRVTSPGDIAAAYPAVQAAFGPRLTPTAVTGKLVLAEAPGNPVEGCGTFTNASAMAGNIAVVYRGSCEFGAKVLNAQQAGAIAVVVINNATGAPISMGAGATNPDLIRIPSLMTTDVAGAAIRAKLDSGQEVTVALKDEGKPELDGDFDNGIIVHEYGHGISNRLTGGPQVANCLNNAEQMGEGWSDWFGLMMTMRVGDTRGKVRGIGTYAQGQPTNGQGIRPAPYSTDFGVNAYTYAATNNTAAISQPHGIGFVWSTMLWDMTWDLIDKYGFDEDIYNGNGGNNMAMQLVIDGLKLQACRPGFVDGRDAILAADRLNYGGANQELIWRAFAKRGLGYSASQGLNTSRTDQVEAFDLPPVYACEAPAIAVKKTSDVYTGGDENTIFLGYGAQSVVLQASGDPTFTYSWSPVAGLSDTTIATPVFTPTKAGTYHFTVTAVNEAGCTRTAAVTISVIDVRDVKGNGNNVKVFICHNGKMQSVGASAVADHLAHGDYLGSCGATYTVSSAATAEGGLLQDAAVTSYPNPFSEDATISFTAQESGFASLKVYDVTGRLVATLFEGNVEAGASYSETFTSGNKKSGVYIYRFVNGNTAKSGSMLLIK; encoded by the coding sequence ATGAAAAGAAATTTACCAGTTTTACTGCAGCTGGCGCTGCTTATGGTCTTCCTGTTGGGAAGCATAACCTCTTACGGACAGGGAAAGCCTGATAAAGTGAAAAAAGCTGTTCCACGGGCAGCTGTAGAGCATCTGAAAAAAAACAAGCAGAAGCTTGAGCTGGCAGATGAAGATTTTGCAGAGCTGGAGGTGAGCAGTACCGCAGAAACCAAGAAAAACGGTCTGAAGCACTACTACCTGAAGCAACTGCACAATGGGATTGAGATCCATGGAGCGATAACCACAGTCAATTTAGATAAGAATGATAATGTGGTATCGATGGGGAACAGATTTCACAAAGAGGTTGGCAAAAAGGTAAAGGCTAAGCAGGCTGGCTTAAGTGCCGAAGCGGCAGTAGCGGCGGCGGCTACTTACCTGAATACACCTTTAAAAGAGCCCCTTACTGTAAAAGAAAGAGGTAACGGAGCCAATAAAGAAGTGCTGTTTACAACCGGCGGCATTTCACTGGAGCCAATTCCGGCGAAACTGGTATATCAGCCTATGGAAGACGGCAGCCTGAGGCTGGCCTGGGAAGTGAGCATCTACGAAATGGATGCGCAGAACTGGTGGAACCTGAGGCTGGATGCTGCTACAGGCGAGGTGCTGGACAAAGATAATATGGTGGTGCATTGCCAGTTCGACAACAATGGCCCCGATGGGAAATTCCTGCATAACGACCATGGTCATGCTGTGTTGTCTCCTTATATAGCCAATTCAAAAGCAAGCAACGCAAGCATAGCTATTAGCAATGCCTATAATGTGTTTCCAATGCCGTACGAAAGTCCCAGCCATGGCCCGCGAGCTATTGTAAGCACTTCGGCAGCAGATCCGGTGGCTTCTCCGCAGGGCTGGCATACCGAAACCAGGACGCGCGGTAACAATGTGTATGCCTACGAAGATCCGAATAACAATAACAGCTGGCAGAATAACTACAGCCCTGACGGTGGTGCAGAACTGAGCTTCGACTTCCCAATTGATTTTACACAGCAACCGGTGGCTTACAGAGATGCCGCTATCACTAACCTGTTTTACTGGAACAACCTGGTGCATGATGTATGGTACCAGTACGGCTTCGACGAACTGAGCGGAAACTTTCAACTGAACAACTATGGCAGGGGCGGAGCACAGGCCGACCCGGTACTGGCGGAAGCGCAGGACAGCCGAAACATAGCTACAACACGCAATAATGCAAACTTTGCAACTAACGTAGATGGCTTTGCTCCCAGAATGCAAATGTACCTATGGAGCAGCCCGCCGGATGAAAATATGTTTCGTGTTACCTCGCCTGGTGATATAGCGGCTGCTTACCCTGCTGTGCAGGCTGCTTTTGGGCCAAGGCTAACTCCCACTGCCGTTACAGGCAAATTAGTGTTGGCAGAGGCTCCCGGAAATCCGGTTGAAGGTTGCGGAACATTTACAAACGCCAGTGCCATGGCCGGAAACATAGCAGTGGTTTACAGAGGAAGCTGCGAATTCGGAGCAAAAGTGTTAAATGCGCAGCAAGCAGGAGCCATTGCCGTGGTAGTTATTAACAATGCAACTGGCGCACCTATATCCATGGGGGCCGGAGCTACGAACCCTGACCTGATTCGCATTCCTTCGCTTATGACCACCGATGTAGCCGGAGCAGCCATCAGGGCAAAACTGGATTCAGGGCAAGAGGTAACAGTAGCTTTGAAAGATGAAGGCAAGCCTGAGTTAGACGGTGACTTCGATAACGGAATTATAGTGCATGAGTATGGCCATGGCATCTCGAACAGGTTAACCGGTGGTCCGCAGGTGGCAAACTGCCTGAACAATGCTGAGCAGATGGGCGAGGGCTGGAGCGACTGGTTTGGCCTGATGATGACCATGCGTGTAGGTGATACCCGTGGTAAAGTAAGAGGCATAGGTACTTATGCGCAAGGGCAGCCAACCAACGGGCAAGGTATCAGACCGGCTCCTTATTCTACAGATTTTGGCGTGAATGCCTATACCTATGCTGCTACCAACAATACGGCTGCCATAAGCCAGCCTCACGGAATCGGCTTTGTATGGTCTACAATGCTTTGGGATATGACCTGGGATCTTATAGATAAGTATGGTTTTGATGAAGACATTTACAATGGCAATGGCGGTAACAACATGGCGATGCAGCTTGTAATTGATGGCTTAAAGCTTCAGGCGTGCCGCCCGGGTTTTGTAGATGGACGCGATGCGATACTGGCAGCAGATCGGTTGAACTACGGTGGTGCTAACCAGGAGCTGATCTGGAGAGCTTTTGCTAAGCGAGGTTTAGGCTATAGCGCCAGCCAGGGGTTAAATACAAGCAGAACAGATCAGGTAGAAGCATTCGATCTGCCACCTGTTTATGCCTGCGAAGCGCCTGCTATTGCTGTTAAGAAAACAAGCGATGTTTATACAGGAGGCGATGAAAACACTATTTTCTTAGGATATGGAGCACAGAGTGTGGTGCTTCAGGCAAGTGGCGACCCAACCTTTACTTATAGCTGGAGTCCTGTCGCAGGCCTGAGCGATACAACAATAGCAACCCCTGTGTTTACGCCAACGAAAGCCGGTACATACCATTTTACTGTAACTGCTGTTAACGAAGCTGGTTGTACCAGAACAGCTGCTGTAACCATTTCTGTTATTGATGTGCGCGATGTTAAAGGAAATGGCAACAATGTAAAAGTGTTTATTTGCCATAACGGTAAAATGCAGTCAGTTGGCGCAAGTGCAGTAGCAGACCATCTGGCACACGGAGATTATTTAGGAAGCTGCGGAGCAACATATACGGTTTCATCGGCTGCCACAGCTGAAGGAGGTCTTCTGCAGGACGCTGCTGTGACAAGTTACCCTAATCCATTCTCCGAGGATGCAACAATTAGCTTTACAGCTCAGGAAAGCGGATTCGCCTCCCTGAAGGTATATGATGTAACTGGTCGCTTGGTGGCCACGCTGTTCGAAGGAAACGTAGAGGCAGGTGCAAGTTATTCGGAAACCTTTACATCTGGCAACAAAAAAAGCGGCGTGTACATTTATCGTTTTGTAAACGGTAACACTGCAAAATCCGGTTCTATGTTACTGATTAAATAA